The sequence GTTGTTGAAGTCATATGATCTACAAATTGAGTAAAGAACTTGAACTGTAACGAAAATTAATAGAATCTTAGTTATTTATTCTCTGTTCAAATTTCTCGACTTTCTCAAAGGTCTTGgatttatgatttgtttatGTAACTATTAAGACTGACATTCTAAAAACCTTCAACCTTAAATAAGTGCGGTTTAGTCACAATGATGAACTTGCTTGTTTTTGTTgattggtaaacaaaattttattgatcatgagAAGCAATGATGAACTTGCTTTTAACCTTATGTTTTAAAGGTTGCCATTTTCTTGACATATTGTCTTTGTTGAAGATACAAGATCCAAATTATTAATCTTACGGGTTTTGTAACTGTATTCTCACAGTTATCTTATATAGGCACAAGGAAAGCCTAAGTCACTTTATTTCTAGTTTTTGTGAATCCGGCTATGTTCCAAACTGTACCCAAAGATTTGGGCTTTACTCTGAATTTTGTATGGGATGGAGGTGAATGTGATCTCATattgcttgggagggagaagttcttacGGTGTATAATGATTTCAAGGGGGTCAAGTTCCACAATTGGCTTATCCATATGGAGTATAATCCCAAATGTGACTTAGAATTTCCATGGTCATTAGAAATGATATCAATGTTAATCCCAACTAGaagtgtgggacttgagccatgccattGAAAAAGGAAGGTCTTGTGAGGATACCAGAGGCTTCTTGCACTATTCAATCACCACCTTTTGTGATAAAGCAGCTTTGTTGTGTTTCTGATTATTAGGATGATGAAAAATAGACTTATGTGACACAATCTTCACTCTATTTTAATGAAGGGTGCTATTTGACAATTGACAGCAGTTTGGGCTgcaatttattaatttgagCAGTTGGGGTGTAAAGAACTAAACAATTCTTGGTAGGGTTGGAGGGGGAAATGCatatcctccattaaaatcaaaGTGGGAGGTCACACTATTTAGAATGAAATTTGTTATCCACTTCATATCCGTAAGTCTTCCTTTGCAGGGGTTTAAATTTGGTGGATAAGATCTGAAAGGTTCAAATTtccttaggtgcaaacaatctctaggggctatCGGATTGGGGGATTtcccccttgaattacccgaggtgcacttgcggaaaactccttgccgagggcttgtgcactcccgggattagtcgggacgctttTCCTGGAACACctggtgccaatcaaaaaaaaaaaaaaaaaaagaagaagaagaagatatgaAAGGCCGCCTTTGCCACttgtatttcttattaaaaCTGTTGAAGACAAGATAATTGAAAGTTATACTTACTCCATTTTTTCTTAAAGTGTTGGGACGAAGTTATGGGAAATGGTGCTGAGGCTTTCACCATTCATGAGGTGATTGATATATTACAGGAGTTCCTTGGTATGTACTCTTTTttaggaaagggaaaaaaacatattttctttgCACATAAGTGATAATTTCGTGTATTAGTTTTGAAAGTTATAGTTAGTCGTGCATATCGTTTGACATTATATACATGAATTATTGGTATGGACATGAGTTCCTTGCAGGCCAAACCCAAACCAAATCTTTCTAGAGCAAAGGAGAAAGCTGTGAAACCATCAGCAGGAAGCCCTAGTGAGCCCCCAACAATTGGTTTGAAGAAGATGCCCAAGGAGGAGTGGAGTTGTGCTCTCTGTCAGGTTAGTGCCGCAAATGAGAGAGGTCTGAATGAACACCTTCGAGGAAAGAAGCACAAGGCCAAAGAAGCAGGGCTTAGACAGAGAATGGGCAAGATTGCCAGCTCAACATCACTGCCAAAGGAATGTACTAAGCCTTCTCAGCTTACAGAGATAACCGATAATGGAAGCTCAGGACTGCAGACAAAAATTGAAGGGGAATCACTTCAGCATAACAAAGTTGGGGTTTGTTCATGCAATAAAGTTCAAGTAAcagaaaatttgaagaataaagtTGAGCAGGTTTCAGTGCAGAAAAACCAAATTGCAGGAGATTCTAAGAAGGCAAATGGCACAGCAACAGGGCAGGGAGACGAGAAAACAACAGAAAGTAAGAAGCCGGAGAAATTTGAGTTTTGGtgtgaaatttgtgaaattGGCACCTACTCTCAAGCGGTGATGGAGAATCataaaaatgggaaaaagatAACCGATACTGGAAGCTCAGGACTGCAGACAAAAATTGAAGGGGAATCACTTCAGCATAACAAAGTTGGGGGTTGTTCATGCATTAAAGCTCAAGTGACAGGACATTTGAAGAATAAAGTTGAGCAGGTTTCAGTGCAGAAAAACCAAATCGCAGGAGATTCTAAGAAGGCAAATGGCACAGCAACAGGGCAGGGAGACGAGAAAACAACAGAAAGTAAGAAACCAGAGAAATTTGAGTTTTGGtgtgaaatttgtgaaattGGCACCTACTCTCAAGCGGTGATGGAGAATCATAAAAGTGGGAAAAAGCACAGGGCTCGGCTTCAGAACCTTGGTATAAAAGATGAAGTAGTTGTAAACAAGGTCGCCAAGGCATCATCAGATCATACTCCGAAGGCAGCAGATACAGATTTTGCGGCCAAAGAAGCTTAGGCAAATAAGTCAGATGCAACTCAAAAGACACAAACTTTTGCTGATGTAGAATAATCTGGTCCATttccattaaaaattaattaaatttagatGGTGGGGATAAAGAAGCTCAAATGATCTGACAAAGGTACAGTTTTTCACTCCAGATTTAGGTTCCAAGTTGCAAGCACTATTTCTGTTTACTTGGAGAAAAATATGAGTAGACCCTGTATATTAAGAAGTGGCTCAGGTTAATGACAACAATCATTTGATGCAGAGTTCAACGATGATTAAAAGATAGGTTAATGACACCAATGTAAGTGTTAACATCGCTGGTTGATTTCAAACGCAGTGATTGTGAGAGTTCTGCGTTGCAACTTCTCTAGGCAACGCTTTTAAAAGTGTAGttccttatcatattttttttccatgcttTACATGAGTCTGCTCATTTGCATATCAACCTAATTATATGAAGAGTATTGCTTAATCATCTCTCCTAACTGGCatcaaacaattaaaaatttatttgttatattgtgatattttacttaattactaATCATTTGCTGTTGAGAAAATGACTGAAAGGAAGTTGATTAAAAGGATAGGATGATGAATATCAtcagataaatgatatttgcagtcttaGAGTACAAAAGCCGTTCGGACTCCCTTTGAAAGAAGTTGATAAGTTTaaagtttatataaaaaaaaaatcatttttaataatgaatgcaacaatttttataagtaataatcgAGATTTGCATAAACCTAAACTATTCCATGGCCGTTGCTCTCTTACCCAAAGTCATTTACAGGCGTCCTCCTCCACGATCTCTATTCCCTTAACAGCAAACTATCTTCCACGCAAGCTGAAAACAATGGCTCCCCCACcgataaaaccaaaaataatcaAGCAGCTTGGCGGCCATTGCTTCCCAAAGATTGGAACCTCCATGAAACTTCCCAAAGATTGGAACCTCCATGAAACAAATAACACGAGTATTCAACAAGGTTAGTCAGAGGTAGTTctttatagaaaaaatcattgttTCTCAAGTTTGGATGGtaagatattttcaaatattctgtctactatttattattttattattacttttcatttactttttactactattcattactattcaaaattttatcacgactttttcattactatttacaaaataccTGAGAATACTTCACTACCCAATCGCATTTGCCTGAGGAAGCTAAGAGCGATTGCCTGAGGAAGCTAAGAGGCCATTTTCTGTCACAACCATTAAACAGAACAAATATAATTATCTTACACAGTAAGTCACTTGGCCAAGCAATTAGAACAACTAAAGAATAGGTGTATGCGAACACATTTGATTCCTGATCATCAATGAATTCCATTGTTTCAACTATATATTCAATCTATAGAACTATTGTTACTTTACACTGACTGGAGGAAAGAGCCCCAAAACCTAAAATGGTAAGCTAACCATTTTTACCCCAAGCAATATAGAGGATCTTCAACACCAATTGAACCAACCAAGATCTCAAACTCTCAAAGCCACCTGGTCTTGCCATGAAATCTTCcattattatttcaaaagtaaTAATGGAGACTTGCATAAACCTAAACTATTCCGTGGCCGTTGCTTTCTTACCCAAAGTCATTGACAGGCTTCCTCCTCCACGATCTCTATTCCCTTAACAGCAAACTATCCTTTTTAGTGGTTAGCTTCCACGCAAGCTGAAAACAATGGCTCCCCACcgataaaaccaacaataaccAAGCAGCTTGGCGGCCATTGCTTCCCAAAGATTGGAACCTCCATGAAACAAATAACACGACCTTTTATTCAACAAGGTTAGTCAGAGGTAGTTCTTTATAGAAAAAGTTGTGTTTCGTaaagtttggataataagatattttcaaatattctgaaaatatctcactattatttattattttattattacttttccctattatttattattattcaacattttatcatgactttttcactactatttacaaaattcccGAGAATATCTCCCTAGTCCCCACCCAAGGGGAAGCTAAGAGGCCATTAAACAGAACAATATAATTATCTTACACAGTAAGTCACTTGGCCAAGCAATTAGAACAACTAAAGAATAGGCGTATGCGAACACATTTGATTCCTGATCATCAATCAATTCCATTGTTTCAACTATATATTCAATCTATAGAACTATTGTTTCTTTACACTGACTGGAGGAAAGAGCCCCAAAATCTACAACAGAAAAGAAGATTAAGAACATGGAATGGTAAGGTAACCATTTTTGCCCCAAGCAATATAGAGGATCTTCAACACCAATTGAACCAACCAAGATCTCAAACTCTCAAAGCCACCTGGTCTTGCCATGAAATCTTCCTTTTCCCTGCTCGATTGGATCCATTTCCGATATTCCTACAAATCGATAACTTCATATCATTGTGCTGCTCATCACTTCCAACCCTAAGTAAGCTTTTCCTTGATGGCTCAGAATCAGTTGGTAGTTCCTCCTCTGTCTGCAAACAGAAAAATCAATGAGAACATTGGCtcattgaaaaacaaaaaagagcaAATGGGTGAACTTATAGCTCATGCTTCACACAGGTTAGAAAATAATACCGAAATCTGGTTCAAGTCAAAAACCGGAGTCATCTGTCGCTTGGTGGCATCTTTTCCGCTAAAGATCCTTTCCTTCTGGCTCATATCAAATATTGGTGCAGAAGTTTGCAAAGCAGCTCCCTTTCCATTGAAAGTCCTAGCTTTCTGGTTCAAGTCAAAGACCAGAGCTGGTTTCTGCAAATGGGCTTCTGTCACATTGTATATCCTTTCCTTTCGGTTCAAATCAGGGGCTGGAACTGGTGGCCGTAATGCAGCTTCTTTTTTGCTGTAGTTCTTTCTATTTGTAGTACTAGTGCGTCGGATATCAAATTTCTGGGTTTGCACAAAATCTTGCTTTGGCAGTTGGTTGGAAGACTCGTTTGCAATCAAGTGTTTGTATCGTTTCCTCAGAAATCTGcagattaaaaatatacaagatGGCCTAAGCCATGAATTTCATGATAGTAAATTTAACCAAATCCACCAAAAATGTAAAGGAGTATACCGGACTTCCGCGGAAAGGGTCAATTTTTTCTGTTTCATTATCTGCAATTTCCTCTTCATGTCCTCTGTTTCCTGAAATATGCTTTAATATTATATACCCATATCTGGCTACCACAAGAAAATTAAAGCCCTACATAAAGACTAGCCAAGATctcataaaccaaaaaaaataaaaacacagtaAATAAAATTCGCAAGAGCAAAACGCAAATACATACAGGgaaattttttaacaaacacAGAATACGGGgagacaaaatacaaaataaaaatgaagaggaaaacaaacaaattttacTAGACAATAGTCCCAAACCAAGGAAAAATACGATTGAACTCATGAAAATACTAAATACCTTCAGTTTCTCCCCCAATGGTCAGTTTGGATGATGGGAAAGGTTGGAACACAGCGGAGACTAAAATAGGAACCCACCCTCCATTAAATGCATTAGACATCGTCGATGGCCGTTCATTATTAGAAAGAAATCATATTTCAAACCtcaatttcatttcctttaatATCAGTTTTTTCTCAGCAACCCACCAGAGGGTgaagtaagaaaataaaatcaacagaggaaaaaaaatcgaagaaattcaacttttttgGCTTTTCTTATGCAAGATCTTACCTTTCCTAAAACTAAAGCcaagaaaaatcaaacaagGTATCAAAAATACTGATTTGTTCAGCATATACTACTTTTCTAAGCAACCGAACACCTAAAACTCTCAAAATCAAGGAAATCTAGGAAACTATGAATTCAACCCACcctaaaatcaaacaaaatgtCAGATCTGATGAATCCCACAAAATAAATTCCAAATCCGTGGAAACACGTAAATGAAATTACCTTCTGTAATTCTTCAAAGTCCTGCAAAAGACTCTGGTGCTTGAATCTGGTCCTTGGGTCCTCATACACAGCATATGGAGAAGACTCCATAACAACAGCCCGTTTCGTTTTCTTCATCAGAGCACAGAAAGACGGAACCCAAAAGCCAAGAACGAGcaattatagagagagagaaagagagagatagaaagagagataaataacaaaaagaatgaGAGACGAGTAAGAAATAATGAAGAGAGGAAGAGGCTAGAGAGACGGGATGGAGATAAAgtaacaagaaagaaaaataagagagagataAGGAGGAGGTAAGAAGGTTCTTGCTTTCCCTGTTTCCTCTGTGAAACTCTGACCGAGACAAGAAACCCAAAAAAGCCCACATAGCTCGGTGAAAAATAATGCTCTTTTGAACGACAGTGATGAAGATGGGGATTTTTTGGGGGGTTGCAGAAGGGTATTCTTGGGAACATGTTTTTACGAGAGAGTTGGTTTGGTTGGAGGACATTTGAAAACTTctatcttctctttcttttctttcccattctttctttccttcttttttgtttttcttccacATAAATTTTGGTCCAGCTGGGCCattgaagaaagagagagagagttgggtgGTGTGGACTCTTCCTTTGTAATTTGATAGGGAGGGCGGGTGCGTGGAGTTTTCATGTTTCTTCTGTCTTTGCATTTGTTGTTGTGGCGTCTGtgttagagagagaaagggacagtctttggagagagagagagagatgagaggttAGACTTGGGGCCGAAAAAAGCAGGAGCTATGTGGTGCTGTTGCAGTATTTTTGTTGTTGGTACTACCTTAATTTTAGGCTTTGAATGGGTTGCGTTGGGTCTGCCAAGGTTGTGATGGGGGGTGTTTCTGAATGGCGAAGCTGCTTTTTCCCCATTTCACATTATTGTAGCATGTCAATTGAATTGGATGTGAATTTACAGGTACAACCAGTTTGGTCTTTTGCTTCGATGTCACGGGTGCTGTCTCCCATCTGTTTCACACCCAATAAAAGCTTTTTCCTGCATTTAGCAGATAAAAGTCGTCCTTTTATCTTTAAAACTCATTCATGGATGGTTCTGGAATGGCAGGCATCCCATAGACATTTTAGATCCCATTCAGGGGTATATTGGTAAATTCACGTTCCATCATCAACCTATTGAATACAGAAACGTTTCCATCCACACCTACCTTCTGGACTTTTGTGTGACAGACACCACCCTACCTGCCTTCCTAGCCTCTAGAAAAAGGTagaaaaaatactttcaaaacaaaaaaaagttggaaaaagATTACAAATTACACAACCTTGAAGGTAATGTTGGGCCAAGTCCAACCAAAGATGAGATTCTACCGCTTCAAAAACCATTACAATCCTTATTCCTTAAAAAAGAAGGTTAAAGTGCGAATCTGCTAAATGTGGCCCCCTGAATGCCTTGGTGCTACACACTGTGAATTACCCACCATGTTAGGAGCTCTATTGAGTACTGAGTTGATGAATATTGCCCATGAGACTCGGACACCCCTTTCTTCCTGCACAGAAGCTAAATCTGAGAATGTGAAGGAGGAAGGGGGAAGAGAAAAAGAGCTGCAGGGTTTCAAAATTTGGTTTCCTTCTGTAAACAATCTTTTCAGTGACCACGACCACCACCATAATCCTTGTGATTATGATATGGAGAGAACTGTATCTGTGTGCGTGTGACTGTATTTTCACTTgagaggagaaagagaggatATAATTAATTTTCCATTGTCCTGCTTCAGTGCTTCtacctttttattaattttccaaACTCAAATGTGTATTATTTTGTGTGACATGGACCGACATGTGAGTGTGATAGAAAAGAGAGGTTCTTTAGCCTTAAAAGACTCTGGGAATGATGCAAAAAGCACTTTCATATGCATCCTTGATCATACGCCCACccattaaataaatttaataacatTTGTTAAGAGACGTTGCCTAGACAAAAACCTTACTGTATTCTCTCGAAACAAaaaccgaaaagaaaaaaagctcaCAACTTTCTCACAGAGCTTGCCCTTCGTCTCTCTCCTTctataatctctctctctctctctctctctctctctctctctgtggcttTATTGCAGGTTTGGTTCCGGAGAAAACTTACGAATCCCGAGCAtggtgtataaatatatatatatatatatcattattggATTGGATTTGCGAGATTTTTTTGCGCAGTGCGGTCTTCTGGGAACAAATCATGTATTGCTCAGCTcatatgttttatgaaattgtCCTCTATTCGATCGCTTTTATGAAGTTGATATCTTGTTTCAAGATGAGCTGACTAGTTTGGTATTGTTTTtacttgaaatttttatgagattGAGCATCGTTATGGTCCAGGGAGTGCTTTGTTTTGGAGGGTAATAGTTACAGTGACATGAATGCtttatt comes from Juglans microcarpa x Juglans regia isolate MS1-56 chromosome 8S, Jm3101_v1.0, whole genome shotgun sequence and encodes:
- the LOC121243940 gene encoding uncharacterized protein LOC121243940, encoding MKKTKRAVVMESSPYAVYEDPRTRFKHQSLLQDFEELQKETEDMKRKLQIMKQKKLTLSAEVRFLRKRYKHLIANESSNQLPKQDFVQTQKFDIRRTSTTNRKNYSKKEAALRPPVPAPDLNRKERIYNVTEAHLQKPALVFDLNQKARTFNGKGAALQTSAPIFDMSQKERIFSGKDATKRQMTPVFDLNQISTEEELPTDSEPSRKSLLRVGSDEQHNDMKLSICRNIGNGSNRAGKRKISWQDQVALRV
- the LOC121243939 gene encoding uncharacterized protein LOC121243939; amino-acid sequence: MEFKFRAVDDRQPLYCSPSSSLSYFTDQASRAGLSSTDRKPSQEQMRNPNDVREAIQRELEKERIREEIIVADIARRRVLDEEVRREVMMEREIAMRRLTGEGLSSEELLMKERIREEIIAAEMARRRVLEAEVRRELMVEREMAMRRLTATGLSLEEPLRMRFDSRLPPTYPSDGRTFPVHGSGFDMFPTSLSTEAMKLDIRPPSEISKDKLIILAKPKPNLSRAKEKAVKPSAGSPSEPPTIGLKKMPKEEWSCALCQVSAANERGLNEHLRGKKHKAKEAGLRQRMGKIASSTSLPKECTKPSQLTEITDNGSSGLQTKIEGESLQHNKVGVCSCNKVQVTENLKNKVEQVSVQKNQIAGDSKKANGTATGQGDEKTTESKKPEKFEFWCEICEIGTYSQAVMENHKNGKKITDTGSSGLQTKIEGESLQHNKVGGCSCIKAQVTGHLKNKVEQVSVQKNQIAGDSKKANGTATGQGDEKTTESKKPEKFEFWCEICEIGTYSQAVMENHKSGKKHRARLQNLGIKDEVVVNKVAKASSDHTPKAADTDFAAKEA